The nucleotide sequence CAACCTGATCACACATTTCCCATTCTTCTCCATCCAAGACCGCAGCCACCCTTTTCTGAGTATGCTGGATCTGTCATCCAACCGAATGACCAATCTGTTGTGGCAAGATGTGAAGGCATTGCCAGGATTAGTGCAGCGTGGGCTCTACCTTCATAACAACTCTTTTATTTGTGACTGTTCCATGTACAGCATGTTTTGGCATTGGGCTCTGCGAGAGTATGACACGCTCAAGGACTTTGCAGACGAACACACTTGCAACATCAACGGGGATCCTCGAGCATCCATTCGGTTCTTGCGACACTCTCGCTTTTTCAACAACTGTACGGTGGATAGAGCCGTCTCATTGCCAGTGACCGTACGCTTTTCCAGGGTCTTGGTTTGGGAGGGACAAAGTGTACAATTGGACTGTCAAACATCCCTGAGTAGCACCAACCTCTCATTTATGTGGCTTTCCCCTAGCCAAGGATACATCACTCAGTCTAAAATTGATAGCACTCTAATGAGCTTGTTTGCTAATGGTACCTTGGAGATCCAAGCAGCCAAGGTCAATGACTCAGGCCTGTACGTGTGTACGGCGGTGGATATTAAAGAGGCACTGAATGCAACGAGAGAAATAAATGTGACGGTGCTCTTGCCCGAAGCAGAGTCATTCAATACGGGTTACACAACACTGCTCGGCTGCGTGGTGACTATGGTCCTCATCCTCATATACCTTTACCTCACCCCATGCCGATGCAGCTGTTGTAAGCAGCCCGCCCCTCCGGTCATGCCTATCGCCGCGTATGAACCAGAGAACTCAATATTCTTGCCCTGTGCACAAGACGGGCAAAAGAGCAACTCTAACAAGCACGTAGCATTCATGCAGCCCATGTTGAATGAGCAAGGACCTGAATGGACACATGAAAGTTGATAGAAATAACACAAGTTTGGATACGTCTTGTCAAACATTGGCACTTTCTTGGATATTAACTCCTGTCAAAAGAACAAAATTCCAGCGTGTGGGTCTACCAGGGTACTGAGCACAGTAGAGTCAACCTGACCTCCTATATAATCGCCTCATAACTGTTAAGTGCAGTACAATTGGTCCAGGGTAGTTCTATATCGCACTTGTAGGGCTTTTTACACAGCAAAAAGTCTTGTTGGTATCCTTGTAATGGGTTGCAAGAAGCCAACCAGCCTGTAAATAACTGCTCCTCTGTTAAGATAGGGCACTGCAAAAGATGTAAAATAAagtgtttctgttttttctttctcttacaCAACCCAACGATAAATGAATGAGAGTAGGATAGAAGGCCATTGTGTAAAAGAAATTCAACAATAATCACATACACAGGATtggataaaaaaacacaaaaagtataggttttggaataaataaaataaaacatgtagcATTTGAGGATTTTGTCTGAATTgaattgagggaaaaaaactaaatgtgtCAAATTATTTCTATAATGAACACACTGAAGACTAAGAAATGAGGCCCACAAAGTGAATAAAACAGTGAAAGAAACAACAACTAAATCGTTTATCCCAAGATTGTTATTTGTAGTCTGTAGTTTAATGTTGAAGCAACCACTACATCCAAGTTTAATAAGATTAGAAATAATCCCTTGTGTGATTTCAAACAGAAATCATCGCTAGTGGAAAAGCTTGTGAAAGACGGCCTGCAATTATCTGTAACCCTTTACCCTGAAATAACCTTCTTTCATGTTTAACGAGAATAATATTATTGTATAaccataaaaattaaaaaataataaaaaaaattcactaaccaaaaaaaaaggatgcagcTTCAAAATTTTAACAAGCAGTCATGCACGAAGCTTTGTTATGAGTTTAATGGATGATGAAATCTAAATGAAAGAGCCCACACTGAACTCATCTAAACGACTTTTTTCAGCGTATCGACAGAAATAAgatgttaataaaaaaataatttttgcatGTGTGATGAAATAAAAcgtcattttgttattttaggtTGTCAGACATTTTTGGATGCAAGAAAATTATGCATTTCTGTTAGCACAGTAGGTAATAATAGATACTTAATTTGTAATGATCCAGATACATTGTTTTTGTCTGCtgcagtaacaaaaaaaacatcttttttttgtatccaTCTGTCCATGATTTCCCTCTGAGCCTGTGAAAAGTCACTATGCTAAACAATGGTATTTGCGACGCACCAACGAGTAACAGTATTTACAAACTACAGCTGCTAAAATACAATGCACGTGAATTCAAGCATGTGCGTAAAATTTGAGGATTCCATTACTCCGGACTAATCCAATAATGGAAATCGGTGCCCCGATATTAATGTCTGATTAAAAATGGACTCTGTAAATGCAGTGGTGCCTTGATTAATgagtttattttattctataacCAGGCATGAAATGAGAAATACCCTTATGTCATATCTCCTTCACCTTTAGAAATGCCTCAAATAATCTGTTCCAGAGAaccaaattttaaaaatcctaaatattCCATCAACAGCATTTTACAGTAAAAGCATATATAGATTGAAAGTTAGAAGAATTAATAACTTAAACTGGGATTGGTGATAAACAGTTTCCAACAAGCAGCTTGTTTTGAGCAAGTATGCTACCAAATAGCCCAGGCTCTTAACTCAAAACATAAGacattaaataataatcaaaacaaagcattaaaaaaacaacaacttttaacTTATGTCAttcataaattgaaaataagaaaagtagtgctttttgtatttaatacgcaaaaaaaagtgtattgggGCCAcagtggaataaaaaaaatcaacagttaACAGTGAGAATATagaacttttttaaattatcttcATCAGTTTCATGTGTTAATTCCTGTTCCGATGTGTTTGTGACATAATTGATCATcgatttttttcattgtcattttgaaaaacaaatcgtcttttcctttgtttaaaaataattaagtaGAATAAGCAATATTACAAATTTTCTAGTGTCATTAATGCTCCTTCGCAACATGAGAAAGCATGTTccaaaacattgcattttacTGAAAATAAACTTTTCTTTCCCCTTATTGGATACAGTGTTTTTAATATGCTTCAAAACAGAAGCAA is from Stigmatopora nigra isolate UIUO_SnigA chromosome 1, RoL_Snig_1.1, whole genome shotgun sequence and encodes:
- the LOC144207597 gene encoding amphoterin-induced protein 3, coding for MIPSLNLIAVPVLLSLLLHPSDETCPSMCLCTSDTLSCSSSGLTKIPKLLPSFSITLDVSHNQISWLGPASFSKMWGLENLWISHNQISDLASGAFQNASSLRYLDLSSNKLQKVEQHYFEGLWRLEELLLFNNKITQVESNALLGLSSLKKAYFSLNLITHFPFFSIQDRSHPFLSMLDLSSNRMTNLLWQDVKALPGLVQRGLYLHNNSFICDCSMYSMFWHWALREYDTLKDFADEHTCNINGDPRASIRFLRHSRFFNNCTVDRAVSLPVTVRFSRVLVWEGQSVQLDCQTSLSSTNLSFMWLSPSQGYITQSKIDSTLMSLFANGTLEIQAAKVNDSGLYVCTAVDIKEALNATREINVTVLLPEAESFNTGYTTLLGCVVTMVLILIYLYLTPCRCSCCKQPAPPVMPIAAYEPENSIFLPCAQDGQKSNSNKHVAFMQPMLNEQGPEWTHES